One Paroedura picta isolate Pp20150507F chromosome 16, Ppicta_v3.0, whole genome shotgun sequence genomic region harbors:
- the LOC143825241 gene encoding olfactory receptor 14A16-like, which produces MPNSSTFKTFVLLGFSDTWEQNVLCFILLLVIYLTALIANCLIISAVSLDQQLHTPMYFFLVNLSIIDLGSISVTIPNAMINSLLNTWEISYSGCVAQVYSLLFFLTSDLFLLTGMAYDRYVAICDPLHYETVMDRKVCIKMAASAWIAGLLYSGVHTGSTFAITFCSNVINQFFCEVPQLLKISCDNLYLIEFGVVVLSVFIVFSCFGCIIVSYMHIFKSVLRIPTTQGRNKAFSTCVPHLIAVSLFVSTGSFAYLKPVSRSPSDLDLVIAILYSVLPPLMNPVIYTMRNRDIKTALWKIFLCDIFSGRKAWFPLISLVSRCNFSKNKVFS; this is translated from the coding sequence ATGCCCAATTCAAGCACTTTTAAGACCTTCGTGCTTCTGGGCTTCTCTGACACCTGGGAACAAAACGTATTGTGCTTCATTCTTTTATTAGTGATTTATTTGACAGCTCTGATTGCAAACTGCCTCATCATTTCAGCTGTGTCCTTGGACCAGCAGCTCCATACCCCCATGTACTTTTTCTTGGTGAATTTATCTATCATTGATCTGGGTTCCATATCTGTCACCATCCCAAATGCCATGATTAATTCCCTCTTGAACACCTGGGAGATTTCATATTCTGGATGTGTAGCACAAGTCTATTCCCTGTTGTTTTTCTTAACATCAGACTTGTTCCTCCTCACTGGTATGGCCTATGATAGGTATGTCGCCATCTGTGACCCACTACACTATGAGACTGTCATGGATAGAAAAGTATgcatcaaaatggcagccagtgCATGGATTGCTGGTCTTCTTTACTCAGGTGTACACACTGGTAGTacttttgccatcaccttctgctccaatgtcatcaaccagttcttctgtgaGGTTCCACAGCTTCTGAAAATATCTTGTGACAATTTGTACCTTATTGAATTTGGAGTTGTTGTTTTGAGTGTGTTTATAGTCTTCTCTTGCTTTGGTTGCATCATTGTTTCATACATGCACATTTTCAAGTCAGTGCTCAGAATCCCCACCACCCAGGGAAGGAACAAAGCTTTCTCCACATGTGTCCCCCACCTTATTGCGGTCTCCTTGTTTGTCAGTACTGGAAGCTTTGCCTACCTGAAGCCCGTCTCACGATCCCCTTCAGATCTGGATTTGGTGATTGCTATTCTGTATTCTGTGTTACCTCCATTGATGAACCCAGTCATCTATACAATGAGGAACAGGGACATCAAAACTGCACTGTGGAAAATATTTCTTTGTGACATTTTTTCAGGAAGAAAAGCATGGTTTCCTCTTATCAGTCTGGTTTCCAGGTGCAATTTTTCAAAGAACAAAGTATTTTCATAG